In one Coccinella septempunctata chromosome 6, icCocSept1.1, whole genome shotgun sequence genomic region, the following are encoded:
- the LOC123315925 gene encoding uncharacterized protein LOC123315925, which translates to MLSGSDDPAYLSHPAPRLAAWEAVDYEAPVTRSMMQGGRGQRAGPLRSRLEAEPVGDSCGASGAAPRDGTVSHSSNNIRRVRRSISLDGIRNRPAEAQTRDGRMRWTEEENILIMRVHFIAEELHQQNAERTYRQILTTTWNEIYPSRLSYPNLLANRVRWIIQNEKFSSVELESIKKSIRPYAPVSTDDTIITEEIDHEQQVSTTLEHKSTEKVFRRNIQLYAKINPQERPRIPRLKGSQNILESVSRTNKIMETILPSNLNIEEIADYVYAGAVTVCEENNIRLIINKHRTEENNMPPWKIRLEKKIERIRANIGVLYTYLNSNSPSRKTIKKISRIASDYKIRATNEPFKQELIVVYDTLKQKAKALGNRIRRYNERVKRYKNNQLYYKNQNQFYRQLEETTTVEEELPKPDEMRTTWEAIWSDGGEHNDGASWIREAEEESKYYIMDRVTITENDIRATLKKTNNWSAPGPDGLHNYWWKHFSCTHKQITKLFQQALVNPSQLPHTLTLGITHMIPKGPGHNNPKNYRPITCLPVIYKILTGVITQKIWNHVRTCNILAPEQNGCRRDAKGSKELLIIDSLITKQAKKKQRNLSMAWIDYRKAFDSIPHSWLLKTLRLYGVEEAIINLLKHLMLTWRTRLHLKTNTGEYTTEQINIRRGLFQGDKLSTLWFCLAINFLSKLLNNTRYGYIIEKRNNTKISHQLYIDDLKLYAANEDQLLKQLRIVTSFTESIKMELGLDKCAVLHMKRGKLIEGEAMLINQGLEMQRMGPEDTYKYLGIKQGLEIRTRETKDAFKTKFMERLKKVLQSKLNAKSTFTAIKAWAMPCLTYSFGIIKWSTTDLRAIDTQVRVLLTRYGMHHPHASVIRLHMPRSEGGRGLQQVENTHNTVVKQMKEYFKSKNSPFFQAIAEEDQNITALNLASTTPPIESPNIEKAAREWHGKALHGRYPTALKWNKINKEKSISYLKAGYLFPETEGRLAAIQDQVIPTRAYLKNIAQKNLPTDLCRKCSQSVETIQHITSSCSTLAPREYTDRHNAMAKVYHQALAIKHGLLKQHKKVYEYSPQTLLENANLKLYWDHPLITDRPISHNRPDIVIFEKKEKTAIIIDITVPADDNAEKAYIEKIVKYHDLAFELKQIYQLTSTLILPLVITTNGLVEMHLIQHTKRLGLDESLIDVAQKEVILWTTRIVRRFLTSS; encoded by the coding sequence ATGCTTTCGGGGAGTGACGACCCCGCATACCTGAGTCACCCAGCCCCCAGGTTAGCAGCCTGGGAAGCTGTAGATTATGAAGCTCCTGTCACTAGAAGCATGATGCAGGGCGGTAGAGGGCAGCGGGCTGGCCCTCTTCGGAGCCGTCTGGAGGCAGAGCCTGTAGGGGACAGCTGTGGGGCgagcggcgcagccccccgagatggcaccgtaagCCATAGCAGTAACAACATCAGAAGAGTGAGAAGGAGTATCAGTTTGGACGGAATCAGGAACCGTCCCGCTGAGGCTCAGACTAGAGATGGAAGAATGCGCTGGACCGAGGAAGAGAATATCCTCATTATGCGGGTTCACTTTATTGCTGAGGAACTGCACCAACAGAATGCAGAAAGAACTTATCGACAAATTCTAACCACCACTTGGAATGAGATCTATCCAAGTAGACTCTCATATCCGAATCTGCTGGCGAACAGGGTCAGATGGATCATACAAAATGAGAAATTCTCAAGCGTCGAACTTGAGTCTATCAAAAAAAGCATTAGACCATATGCCCCAGTCTCAACTGATGATACTATCATCACCGAGGAAATAGACCATGAACAACAGGTTTCAACGACGCTTGAACACAAGTCAACAGAAAAAGTCTTCAGGAGGAACATACAATTGTATGCCAAGATCAATCCTCAAGAAAGACCTAGAATACCTAGACTCAAAGGATCACAGAACATACTGGAAAGTGTGAGtagaacaaataaaataatggaAACAATCCTACCGAGCAACCTTAACATTGAGGAAATTGCTGACTATGTTTATGCCGGGGCCGTAACTGTATGTGAGGAAAACAACATAAGGTTGATCATAAACAAACACCGAACTGAAGAAAACAATATGCCGCCATGGAAGATCCgcctagaaaaaaaaatagagagAATCAGAGCAAACATAGGAGTGTTATATACTTACCTGAACTCCAACTCACCATCCAGAAAAACGATCAAGAAGATCTCGCGCATAGCATCGGACTACAAAATCAGAGCCACAAATGAACCCTTCAAGCAAGAACTCATTGTTGTATATGACACCCTGAAACAGAAGGCAAAAGCATTAGGAAACCGGATCAGGCGATATAATGAAAGGGTCAAAAGGTACAAGAATAACCAATTGTACTATAAAAATCAAAATCAGTTTTACAGACAACTAGAGGAGACAACAACAGTTGAAGAGGAGTTACCAAAACCTGATGAAATGCGTACAACATGGGAAGCAATCTGGAGCGACGGAGGAGAACATAATGATGGAGCATCTTGGATTCGAGAGGCAGAGGAGGAATCAAAATATTACATAATGGATAGAGTTACCATCACTGAAAATGATATAAGAGCAACactaaaaaaaacaaacaactgGTCTGCGCCAGGACCTGACGGGCTTCACAACTACTGGTGGAAACACTTCAGTTGCACacacaaacaaataacaaagTTGTTTCAGCAAGCCCTGGTAAATCCATCCCAATTACCACACACCCTGACTCTTGGCATCACCCACATGATTCCGAAAGGACCAGGACACAATAATCccaaaaattatagaccaatcacgTGCTTGCCTGTTATCTACAAAATCTTAACAGGAGTGATAACACAAAAAATATGGAATCATGTGAGAACATGCAACATTCTAGCACCTGAACAGAATGGATGCCGCAGAGATGCAAAGGGAAGTAAAGAGTTGCTAATCATTGATTCCCTCATTACCAAACAGGCAAAGAAGAAACAGCGGAACCTATCGATGGCATGGATTGATTATAGGAAAGCCTTCGACTCCATCCCACATTCATGGCTACTAAAAACTTTGAGATTGTATGGAGTTGAGGAGGCGATAATCAATCTTCTCAAACATCTCATGCTCACGTGGAGAACTCGATTGCACCTTAAAACGAACACAGGTGAATATACAACAGAGCAGATCAACATCAGAAGAGGGCTTTTCCAGGGAGACAAACTGAGCACACTCTGGTTCTGCCTCGCAATTAACTTTTTGAGCAAATTGCTTAACAACACCAGGTACGGCTATAtcattgaaaaaagaaataacACCAAAATCAGTCATCAGCTTTACATCGACGACCTCAAATTGTACGCTGCAAATGAAGACCAACTATTAAAACAGCTCAGAATCGTGACATCCTTCACAGAAAGTATAAAAATGGAACTGGGCTTAGATAAATGTGCTGTACTACATATGAAAAGGGGAAAGCTGATAGAGGGAGAAGCCATGCTTATAAACCAAGGGTTAGAAATGCAGAGGATGGGACCAGAAGATACTTACAAGTATTTGGGAATTAAACAGGGGCTTGAAATCAGAACAAGAGAAACCAAAGATGCTTTTAAAACTAAGTTCATGGAAAGGCTGAAGAAGGTACTCCAAAGTAAACTGAATGCGAAATCAACATTCACGGCAATTAAAGCGTGGGCGATGCCATGTCTTACTTATTCCTTCGGCATCATTAAATGGTCGACCACCGATCTAAGAGCAATAGATACCCAAGTAAGAGTACTCTTGACTAGGTATGGAATGCATCACCCTCATGCTTCTGTAATAAGACTGCACATGCCAAGAAGTGAGGGAGGAAGAGGTTTACAACAGGTTGAAAACACCCACAACACTGTGGTCAAGCAAATGAAAGAGTATTTTAAATCAAAGAACTCACCTTTCTTCCAAGCGATAGCTGAAGAGGACCAAAATATCACAGCTCTAAACCTGGCATCAACAACGCCCCCTATAGAAAGCCCAAACATCGAGAAAGCTGCAAGAGAATGGCACGGTAAAGCCCTTCATGGAAGATATCCCACTGCtctgaaatggaataaaattaacaaGGAAAAGTCTATCTCATACCTGAAAGCAGGTTACCTTTTCCCAGAGACGGAAGGAAGACTGGCAGCCATCCAGGACCAAGTGATACCTACGAGAGCCTACCTGAAAAACATAGCACAAAAAAACTTACCAACAGATCTATGTCGCAAATGCTCACAATCCGTGGAAACAATCCAACACATTACTTCATCCTGTTCGACCCTCGCTCCCAGAGAATACACGGATCGCCACAATGCCATGGCAAAAGTTTACCACCAGGCACTTGCTATAAAACATGGGTTATTGAAACAACATAAAAAAGTTTATGAATACTCACCACAAACACTACTAGAGAATGCAAACCTGAAGCTATACTGGGATCATCCACTGATTACTGATAGGCCAATTTCACACAACCGACCGGACATAGTtatctttgaaaaaaaagaaaaaacagcgATAATAATTGACATCACGGTTCCAGCGGATGACAACGCTGAGAAAgcctatattgaaaaaatagtgaaatatcATGACTTGGCGTTTGAACTGAAACAAATTTACCAACTTACCTCCACTCTGATCCTTCCATTGGTCATCACAACCAATGGTCTTGTTGAGATGCATCTGATCCAACACACCAAGCGGCTTGGACTTGACGAAAGTCTTATCGATGTAGCCCAGAAGGAAGTCATTCTGTGGACTACAAGAATAGTCAGAAGATTTCTAACCAGCAGCTGA